The Metabacillus sediminilitoris genome window below encodes:
- a CDS encoding penicillin-binding protein: MKLTQKNINMNRGAAILSIAFALLFLIIFIRFFYIQATGTVHGEALAAKAEELYESQRTIEAERGKILDNNGEVIAEDKASYKLVAILDEKITTNPKNPQHVVDIEETAQKLAPLIDMEVSEVREILSKDLYQVEFGSNGRDISQTLKAKIDALELPGITFIRDTQRFYPNGVFSSNLIGYAQKQEESGETVGMMGIEKNLEKYLHEEDGYVKYEKDHYNWKLPNSKDEIIAPQNGNDVYLTIDQKVQTFLEDAMNQVVDEYSPQKIVAVVADPKTGKILAMGQRPSFDPNVRDITSYHNDVISNPFEPGSTMKIFTLAAAIEEGVYNGNAYFQSGSYKIEGPDIYDHKKAGWGSITFNEGVQRSSNVAFSLIADQLLGTDRLFQYLNKFGLTAKTGIDLPNEENSRFNYKYHRDRVSTAFGQASAVTPIQLVQAATSIANNGKMMKPYVIDKIVDTDKNKIVKETKPQIVGQPISEKTSKEVLNILETVVSGEHGTGKPYQIDGYEVAGKSGTAQMYSSSGRILSGNDNHIYSFLGMAPKDNPELIVYVAVQQPELEGKSGSVPVSMIFNSVMKNSLQYMQIDPTETNDQNSNKSSSNGFKLPALNGAKPAEAVKQLQDLGLETIILGNGQNVVSQYPEAETEIISNEKIILKTSDRVKMPDMTGWSKRDVMKIGQLLDLSVKSEGTGYVVKQSIKKDSIVKKGDVLTVTLKTVEVKKQAKSETKQEE; this comes from the coding sequence ATGAAGCTAACACAGAAAAATATCAATATGAACAGAGGAGCAGCCATCTTATCGATCGCATTCGCATTGCTGTTTTTAATTATCTTTATTCGCTTTTTTTACATACAAGCAACTGGAACTGTACATGGGGAAGCTCTTGCCGCAAAAGCCGAAGAACTATATGAAAGTCAACGTACGATTGAAGCAGAGCGAGGGAAAATACTTGATAATAATGGTGAAGTCATAGCAGAAGATAAAGCTTCATATAAGCTTGTCGCCATTTTAGATGAGAAAATAACAACGAATCCTAAAAATCCACAGCATGTAGTTGATATAGAAGAAACGGCTCAAAAACTGGCACCCTTAATCGATATGGAGGTTAGTGAAGTCAGAGAAATTCTTTCAAAGGATTTATATCAAGTAGAATTTGGCTCTAATGGGCGTGATATTAGCCAAACCTTAAAAGCAAAAATAGATGCATTAGAACTTCCAGGTATAACTTTCATTAGAGATACACAACGATTTTATCCTAATGGTGTTTTTTCCTCAAATTTAATCGGTTATGCACAAAAACAAGAAGAGAGTGGCGAAACGGTTGGGATGATGGGGATTGAAAAAAACCTTGAGAAATATCTACATGAAGAAGATGGTTATGTTAAGTATGAAAAAGACCATTACAATTGGAAGCTGCCAAATAGTAAAGATGAAATTATTGCCCCGCAAAATGGCAATGATGTCTATTTAACGATTGATCAGAAAGTGCAAACATTTCTTGAAGATGCTATGAATCAGGTAGTTGATGAATATTCACCTCAAAAAATTGTAGCAGTTGTTGCAGATCCCAAAACAGGTAAAATATTGGCAATGGGACAACGTCCAAGTTTTGATCCCAATGTTAGAGATATCACTTCATATCATAACGATGTCATCTCAAATCCATTTGAACCTGGCTCAACAATGAAAATTTTTACCCTTGCTGCAGCGATTGAAGAAGGCGTTTATAATGGAAATGCTTATTTTCAGTCTGGATCATACAAAATTGAAGGACCAGATATTTATGATCATAAAAAAGCAGGCTGGGGTTCGATCACATTTAATGAAGGAGTACAGCGCTCATCAAATGTGGCCTTCTCTCTCATTGCGGATCAACTACTTGGAACAGACCGACTATTTCAATATTTAAATAAATTTGGACTTACAGCAAAAACAGGTATTGATCTTCCAAATGAAGAGAATAGCCGTTTTAATTACAAATATCATCGAGATAGAGTGTCAACTGCTTTTGGCCAAGCCTCAGCTGTAACACCAATCCAATTAGTGCAAGCAGCAACTTCCATTGCTAATAATGGTAAAATGATGAAGCCGTATGTGATAGATAAAATTGTAGATACTGACAAAAATAAGATTGTAAAGGAAACGAAGCCGCAGATCGTTGGACAGCCTATATCGGAAAAAACGTCCAAGGAAGTTTTAAATATTCTTGAAACTGTTGTTAGTGGTGAACATGGTACAGGTAAACCATATCAAATTGACGGTTATGAGGTTGCTGGTAAATCAGGTACAGCACAAATGTATTCTTCTTCTGGTCGAATATTATCAGGAAACGATAATCATATTTATTCATTTTTAGGTATGGCTCCGAAGGATAACCCTGAATTAATTGTCTATGTTGCGGTTCAACAGCCAGAATTAGAAGGGAAATCTGGATCTGTTCCTGTTTCTATGATCTTTAATTCTGTTATGAAAAATAGTTTGCAATATATGCAAATTGATCCAACTGAAACAAATGACCAAAATTCCAATAAGTCATCTAGTAATGGATTTAAATTGCCAGCATTAAACGGCGCTAAACCAGCTGAAGCAGTTAAGCAGTTACAAGATTTAGGCTTAGAAACTATTATTCTTGGAAACGGTCAAAATGTTGTTTCACAATATCCTGAAGCAGAAACAGAGATCATTTCAAATGAAAAAATCATCCTTAAAACTTCTGATCGTGTAAAAATGCCAGATATGACAGGCTGGTCAAAACGAGATGTCATGAAGATTGGCCAATTACTAGATTTATCCGTTAAATCTGAGGGCACCGGCTACGTTGTAAAACAAAGTATTAAAAAAGATAGTATAGTAAAAAAAGGCGATGTATTGACAGTTACGTTAAAAACAGTTGAAGTAAAAAAACAAGCTAAAAGTGAAACAAAACAAGAGGAATAA
- the mraZ gene encoding division/cell wall cluster transcriptional repressor MraZ — MFMGEYHHTIDLKGRMIIPSKFRDGLGESFVITRGLDQCLFGYPMSEWKLIEEKLKALPLTKKDARAFTRFFFSGATECELDKQGRVNIATPLLQYAKLEKECVVIGVSNRIELWSKSIWENYVAEQEDSFEEIAENMIDFDI, encoded by the coding sequence ATGTTTATGGGAGAATACCATCACACCATCGATTTAAAAGGCAGAATGATTATCCCATCAAAGTTTAGAGATGGACTAGGAGAATCATTTGTCATCACAAGAGGCCTTGACCAATGCTTGTTTGGTTACCCGATGAGTGAATGGAAGTTAATTGAAGAAAAATTAAAAGCCCTCCCGCTAACGAAAAAAGACGCTCGTGCATTTACTCGTTTTTTCTTTTCAGGTGCGACAGAATGTGAATTAGACAAACAAGGACGCGTCAATATCGCTACACCATTATTGCAATATGCAAAACTAGAGAAAGAATGTGTTGTTATCGGCGTTTCAAATCGAATTGAGCTATGGAGTAAGTCCATCTGGGAAAATTATGTTGCTGAGCAAGAAGATTCTTTTGAAGAAATTGCAGAAAATATGATTGATTTTGATATATAA
- a CDS encoding YceD family protein, protein MKWTISQLHQLQNKGLKIDEEIDLSDLVTSHPDIRDISPVNVSGRADISSTKVTFHLSISGSMVLPCSRTLVDVQYPFSINTTETFLLKPAEYETEEDFHLTDGDIVDLTPILKEIIILEIPIQIFCEDVANVEGAAPQSGKDWEVISEDDQKNKIDPRLAGLAKFFENEDS, encoded by the coding sequence TTGAAATGGACAATTAGTCAACTACATCAATTGCAAAACAAGGGATTGAAAATTGATGAAGAAATCGATTTAAGTGATCTTGTCACAAGTCATCCAGACATCCGTGATATTTCACCAGTTAACGTTAGTGGAAGAGCAGATATTAGCTCAACGAAAGTAACGTTCCACTTATCAATTTCAGGTTCAATGGTTCTTCCTTGTTCTCGAACGTTAGTGGATGTTCAATATCCATTTTCAATTAATACAACTGAAACATTTTTACTTAAACCAGCAGAATATGAAACGGAAGAGGATTTTCATCTTACAGATGGTGACATTGTTGATTTAACACCAATTCTGAAGGAGATCATTATCTTAGAAATACCGATACAGATATTCTGTGAGGATGTTGCAAATGTAGAAGGTGCTGCTCCTCAATCAGGTAAAGACTGGGAAGTTATTTCTGAAGATGATCAGAAAAACAAGATTGACCCACGATTGGCTGGATTAGCAAAATTCTTCGAAAACGAAGATAGCTAA
- the rsmH gene encoding 16S rRNA (cytosine(1402)-N(4))-methyltransferase RsmH, translating into MFEHTTVLLKETVEGLQVKENGTYVDCTLGGAGHSSYLLSKLSKEGHLFAFDQDDIALANAKEKLSSYDGQVTLIKSNFRHLTEKLAEHGVEKVDGIIFDLGVSSPQLDTPERGFSYHHDAPLDMRMDQQSDISAYEVVNDWSYEDLVKIFFKYGEEKFSKQIARKIEAHREVQPIRTTAELVEIIKEAIPAPARRKGGHPAKRIFQAIRIAVNDELKVFEEAIAQSIELLKPQGRVSVITFHSLEDRICKSAFKEAATPPEIPRNMPFLPEGYEPKIKIVTRKPIVPSEKELEENNRARSAKLRIAEKI; encoded by the coding sequence ATGTTTGAACATACAACAGTATTATTGAAGGAAACAGTTGAGGGGCTTCAAGTTAAAGAAAACGGTACATATGTTGATTGCACTTTAGGCGGAGCAGGCCACAGCAGTTACCTGCTTTCTAAATTATCGAAAGAAGGACATCTCTTTGCTTTTGATCAAGACGATATCGCATTAGCCAATGCTAAAGAAAAATTATCATCATATGATGGACAAGTTACTTTAATAAAAAGTAACTTTCGCCACCTAACAGAAAAACTAGCTGAACATGGTGTTGAAAAAGTAGACGGGATTATTTTTGATTTAGGTGTTTCCTCACCACAGTTAGATACACCGGAAAGAGGATTTAGCTACCATCATGATGCTCCGTTAGATATGAGAATGGATCAACAGTCTGATATCTCTGCCTATGAAGTTGTAAATGATTGGTCGTATGAAGATTTAGTAAAGATCTTCTTTAAATATGGCGAGGAAAAGTTTTCAAAACAAATCGCAAGAAAAATTGAAGCACATCGGGAAGTGCAGCCAATTCGAACAACAGCTGAGCTGGTTGAGATAATAAAAGAGGCGATACCAGCACCAGCAAGACGAAAAGGAGGCCATCCTGCAAAAAGGATTTTTCAAGCGATTAGGATTGCAGTTAATGATGAATTGAAGGTTTTTGAAGAAGCAATTGCGCAATCGATTGAATTATTAAAGCCACAAGGAAGAGTTAGTGTGATAACGTTCCATTCATTAGAAGACCGCATATGTAAATCAGCTTTCAAAGAAGCAGCAACACCACCTGAAATACCTCGTAACATGCCTTTTCTACCAGAAGGTTACGAACCAAAAATTAAAATAGTGACTAGAAAGCCTATTGTTCCATCAGAAAAAGAATTAGAAGAAAACAACCGTGCAAGATCAGCTAAGCTGAGAATCGCTGAAAAAATATAG
- a CDS encoding 2-dehydropantoate 2-reductase, with protein sequence MDFGIIGAGSLGLLYSFYLSKDYSLTLYTNRKQQADLINKRGLSYFKDDTYTTAMIQATSDRNYKEDFLIVTVKQYDIEAIIDVLKELSPRTILFLQNGMGHLPYLSVLSKHQILLGISEHGAIRLNDHSVKHTGIGVTKISHYNQDKPQHSIFSQLLAEQHSLFGIELKDDWHNMLTEKLIVNATINPLTAILKVKNGELIKNNDFKQILYELFKEVVLILDVQNEVKLWEHVQTICKKTEKNESSMYKDIQDGRQTEIDSILGYLIQCARKNQIMIPTITFLYHAIKGIEACRTN encoded by the coding sequence ATGGATTTTGGAATCATCGGTGCCGGTTCGTTAGGCCTTCTATACAGTTTTTATTTATCGAAAGATTATTCACTAACACTTTATACAAATCGTAAGCAGCAAGCTGATCTCATTAATAAACGTGGTTTAAGTTATTTTAAGGATGATACATATACAACAGCAATGATACAAGCGACATCAGATCGAAACTATAAGGAAGATTTCTTAATTGTAACAGTTAAACAATACGATATAGAAGCAATTATTGATGTGCTTAAAGAACTTTCACCACGAACAATATTATTTTTACAAAATGGAATGGGACATTTGCCATATTTATCAGTATTATCAAAACATCAAATCTTATTAGGAATTTCCGAACATGGTGCGATACGTTTAAATGATCATTCTGTAAAACATACAGGTATAGGTGTGACGAAAATCTCCCATTATAATCAAGATAAACCTCAACATTCAATATTTAGCCAACTGCTTGCCGAACAACACTCTTTATTTGGCATTGAGTTAAAGGATGATTGGCATAATATGCTTACAGAAAAATTAATTGTGAACGCTACAATAAATCCATTAACTGCCATTCTAAAGGTGAAAAACGGCGAATTAATTAAAAATAATGATTTTAAACAGATTCTATATGAACTATTTAAAGAAGTCGTACTAATATTAGATGTTCAGAATGAAGTGAAACTTTGGGAGCATGTACAGACAATATGTAAAAAAACTGAAAAAAATGAGTCCTCAATGTATAAAGACATTCAAGATGGTCGTCAAACAGAAATAGATTCGATTTTAGGTTATTTAATTCAATGTGCAAGAAAGAATCAGATCATGATTCCAACTATAACTTTTTTATATCATGCCATCAAAGGGATCGAAGCATGTAGGACGAATTGA
- the ftsL gene encoding cell division protein FtsL, translating into MSNLAMKLEQQRQEKQNHQQIPVSEPIIIKRRATITPGEKLLMVLFVGLFLFGAISIVSKSYAVYQANIDIQKTEAKIEEQTKLNSDLHVQVEELSTYDRIWEKANELGLKLDQNNVKSVNE; encoded by the coding sequence ATGAGCAATTTAGCAATGAAATTAGAACAACAAAGACAAGAAAAACAGAATCACCAACAAATCCCGGTATCGGAACCAATTATTATCAAGAGAAGAGCTACAATCACACCTGGAGAAAAACTATTAATGGTTTTATTTGTTGGTCTGTTTTTATTCGGAGCAATAAGTATCGTTTCTAAAAGCTACGCGGTGTATCAAGCGAATATTGATATTCAAAAAACAGAAGCTAAAATTGAAGAACAAACAAAGCTTAATAGTGACCTCCATGTACAGGTTGAAGAGTTAAGTACGTACGATCGAATTTGGGAAAAAGCTAATGAGCTTGGACTAAAACTGGATCAAAACAATGTGAAAAGCGTTAATGAATAA
- a CDS encoding DUF3397 domain-containing protein: MNNLLMWMMSIAFTFPFVCLVILLVILQMLVKNKKKSILLTIDLSTIFFIISVHFHLVTIFEQSFLLYMIIGLLCLLLINYYVDLKKAKKFSIKNVFKKVWRLSFLIFFLSYLSLVVYGSVSSMITYAFL; this comes from the coding sequence ATGAATAATTTATTAATGTGGATGATGTCAATTGCTTTTACTTTCCCATTCGTCTGCCTTGTCATTTTATTAGTAATTTTACAAATGCTTGTTAAAAATAAGAAGAAATCAATCCTTTTAACAATAGACTTATCAACAATATTTTTCATCATATCTGTTCATTTTCATCTCGTAACAATTTTTGAGCAATCATTTCTTTTATACATGATCATTGGGTTGTTATGTTTACTATTGATTAATTATTATGTTGATTTAAAAAAAGCAAAGAAATTTTCAATAAAAAATGTTTTTAAAAAGGTGTGGCGCTTATCGTTTTTAATCTTTTTTCTGAGCTATCTCAGCTTAGTGGTATATGGATCGGTATCTAGTATGATTACCTATGCATTTCTTTAA
- the rpmF gene encoding 50S ribosomal protein L32 — MAVPFRRTSKTRKRLRRTHFKLQVPGMVECPSCGESKLAHRVCKACGTYKGRDVVSK, encoded by the coding sequence ATGGCTGTACCTTTTAGAAGAACTTCTAAAACAAGAAAAAGACTACGTCGTACTCATTTTAAATTACAAGTACCTGGTATGGTAGAATGCCCAAGCTGCGGTGAAAGCAAACTTGCTCATCGTGTTTGTAAAGCATGTGGAACATACAAAGGAAGAGACGTTGTAAGTAAATAA
- the bshC gene encoding bacillithiol biosynthesis cysteine-adding enzyme BshC, whose product MEILELSLRSSNQFMNDLTDQNLKNDLFFDYNIHSKEVFQNRAADLKNRSFQREEISAYLKQYAKRFSANHEKTIENIEKLKHPESVVVIGGQQAGLLTGPLYTIHKIISIIVLARKEEEELGIPVIPIFWIAGEDHDFAEINHIFTAKDKVPKKLTIKDAPLKKQSVSELILTQQKTLEWIEDVFETFGETDHSNYLLDQLSNCVKQSNTYVEFFEHVIMSLFKNEGLVLVNSGDPGLRQLEKSCFQSILEHNSRIYDAVKMQQQEMRAQNYNPIIEMSENSANLFYHHEGERFLLERQNDSEFVVTDIGLTMSKAQLFDVIETNPQNLSNNVVTRPIMQEYLFPTLAFIAGPGEVTYWAELKKVFSTLDMKMPPVLPRLTITLLERPIERNLNETNLMLDEVLHEGVEKAIESFLKSVSPIDMNPLVDEAKNKIADIHECLIHEALKIDASLEPMLKKNGVFIQEQLNFLLHSVEKRKRQLHDVHLSKFKSIELSLCPNIQPQERMWNVYYYLNRFGPDFVGELLNLSYSFNNKHKVVKI is encoded by the coding sequence ATGGAGATTCTTGAACTCTCCCTCCGCTCATCAAATCAATTTATGAATGATTTAACAGACCAAAATTTAAAAAATGACTTATTTTTTGATTATAATATTCATTCAAAAGAGGTTTTTCAAAATCGAGCAGCGGATCTTAAAAATCGTTCCTTTCAGCGTGAAGAGATATCGGCTTATTTAAAGCAATACGCAAAACGCTTTTCGGCAAATCATGAAAAAACGATTGAAAATATTGAGAAATTAAAGCACCCTGAAAGTGTAGTTGTCATAGGCGGTCAACAAGCTGGACTATTAACTGGTCCGCTTTATACAATACATAAAATTATTTCAATTATCGTTTTAGCTAGAAAAGAAGAAGAGGAACTAGGAATACCAGTCATACCAATTTTTTGGATTGCAGGCGAGGATCACGATTTTGCTGAAATTAATCATATTTTTACTGCAAAGGATAAAGTCCCTAAAAAATTAACCATTAAAGATGCTCCACTTAAAAAGCAATCTGTTTCTGAATTAATCCTGACTCAACAAAAAACATTGGAATGGATTGAAGATGTCTTTGAAACATTTGGAGAAACAGACCATTCAAACTATCTATTAGATCAGTTATCGAATTGCGTGAAACAATCGAATACATACGTTGAGTTTTTTGAACACGTCATCATGAGTCTCTTTAAAAATGAAGGGTTAGTTCTCGTCAATTCAGGGGATCCGGGACTTCGACAGTTAGAAAAATCTTGTTTTCAATCAATCCTTGAACATAATAGCAGAATATATGATGCGGTTAAAATGCAGCAACAAGAAATGCGTGCGCAAAACTATAACCCAATCATTGAAATGTCTGAAAATAGTGCTAATCTTTTTTATCATCATGAGGGAGAGAGATTTCTATTAGAAAGACAAAATGATTCAGAGTTTGTTGTAACCGACATTGGCTTAACTATGTCAAAAGCACAACTTTTTGATGTAATTGAGACGAATCCTCAAAATTTAAGCAATAATGTTGTAACTAGACCAATTATGCAGGAATATTTATTCCCAACACTAGCTTTTATCGCCGGGCCTGGAGAGGTAACATATTGGGCTGAGTTAAAGAAAGTGTTTTCCACTTTGGATATGAAAATGCCGCCAGTTTTACCAAGACTAACGATCACATTATTAGAACGTCCAATCGAGCGGAACTTAAATGAAACAAATTTAATGTTAGATGAAGTGTTGCATGAAGGTGTTGAGAAAGCGATTGAATCTTTTCTCAAATCAGTTTCCCCGATTGATATGAATCCATTGGTGGATGAGGCGAAAAATAAAATAGCTGACATACACGAGTGTTTAATTCATGAAGCGCTGAAAATTGATGCTAGTTTAGAACCAATGCTGAAAAAAAATGGTGTATTTATACAAGAGCAGCTGAATTTTTTATTGCATAGTGTAGAAAAACGAAAGCGACAACTGCATGATGTTCACCTTTCAAAGTTTAAATCAATCGAATTATCTTTATGTCCAAATATACAGCCTCAAGAAAGAATGTGGAATGTTTATTACTATTTAAATAGGTTTGGCCCGGATTTTGTTGGAGAACTGCTAAACTTGTCATATTCTTTTAATAATAAACATAAAGTTGTCAAAATTTAA
- a CDS encoding enoyl-CoA hydratase/isomerase family protein, with translation MNKIILTEYEKGIVEIKLNRPATYNAVDFDMMDELHISLKKLHDTKDIRAIMITGEGDRAFCSGGDVNAFEQLKTKEEAYDMLSKMGEVLYQILMLPIPTFALINGIALGGGCEIATACDVRIAKQGAEIGFIQGNLAITTGWGGATLLHEKMPYDKAMSLLLSAKRISVEEAHSLEFIQKIVEESTYRTEAIQFILNSLVEYPLVLRAYKSVKIDQWQQTGLLSRMKLEINRCAELWEMENHHNAVSRFVNRKK, from the coding sequence ATGAATAAAATAATTTTAACTGAGTATGAAAAAGGAATTGTTGAAATTAAATTAAATCGGCCAGCAACATATAATGCTGTAGATTTTGATATGATGGATGAGTTGCATATAAGCCTTAAGAAATTACATGATACAAAAGATATAAGGGCAATCATGATTACAGGTGAAGGTGACAGGGCCTTTTGTTCAGGTGGAGATGTAAACGCTTTTGAACAATTAAAAACAAAGGAAGAAGCCTACGATATGCTCTCTAAAATGGGAGAAGTTCTTTATCAAATATTGATGTTGCCAATTCCTACTTTTGCCCTTATTAATGGTATTGCATTAGGTGGCGGATGTGAAATTGCTACAGCTTGTGATGTTCGTATTGCGAAACAAGGTGCGGAAATAGGATTCATTCAAGGTAATTTAGCGATAACAACTGGATGGGGCGGAGCGACATTGCTTCATGAAAAAATGCCATATGATAAAGCAATGTCCTTGCTTTTATCTGCAAAAAGAATTTCTGTAGAAGAAGCGCATTCATTAGAATTTATCCAAAAAATTGTTGAAGAATCAACTTATCGAACTGAGGCAATTCAATTCATTCTTAATTCATTAGTTGAATATCCCCTTGTATTAAGAGCATACAAGTCTGTAAAAATAGATCAATGGCAGCAGACAGGTTTACTTTCAAGAATGAAATTAGAAATCAATAGATGTGCCGAGTTATGGGAGATGGAAAACCATCATAACGCAGTTTCACGATTTGTAAATAGAAAGAAATAA
- a CDS encoding nucleotidyltransferase translates to MKALGLVVEYNPFHNGHFYHITESKKETKADVVIAVMSGNFLQRGEPAIVSKWTRTKMALQSGVDLVVELPYAFATQKAETFANGAVSILEALHCHSLCFGSELGEISPFLHVNEFLIQKKEQYDMLIKQHITSGVSYPSALTSAFKELSNEEEMLDLSLPNNILGFHYVKAIYRQQANIKPYTIKRTSAGFHEQAFVSPTIASATSIRKALLSKEKPITQYVPKATFQNLGEYEQNYGLLHHWEHYFHLLKYTIMTMSNEDLFNIYEVEEGLENRIRKNILEAEGFQDFMERLKTKRYTWTRLQRLCTHILTRTTKKQMSYIGPNQESPYIRLLGMSQLGQEYLGTVKKQLVVPVISKLSTFQHPLLELDIKASHTYNMIFPEPLRSKTMKTEFATPPIRI, encoded by the coding sequence TTGAAAGCATTAGGTCTAGTAGTAGAATATAATCCATTTCATAATGGACATTTTTATCATATTACAGAATCTAAAAAGGAAACAAAGGCAGATGTCGTAATCGCTGTAATGAGTGGAAATTTTCTCCAACGAGGGGAACCAGCGATTGTTTCAAAATGGACTCGAACAAAAATGGCTCTGCAAAGCGGTGTTGATCTTGTTGTTGAATTACCATATGCTTTTGCTACACAAAAGGCAGAAACATTTGCTAATGGAGCCGTTTCGATTTTAGAGGCATTGCATTGTCATTCACTTTGTTTTGGCTCTGAATTAGGTGAAATTTCTCCATTTCTGCATGTTAATGAATTCCTTATACAAAAGAAAGAACAATATGATATGTTAATTAAACAGCATATCACATCAGGGGTTAGCTATCCGTCAGCGTTAACGTCAGCCTTCAAAGAATTATCAAATGAAGAAGAGATGCTTGATCTTTCGTTGCCTAATAATATTCTTGGTTTTCATTATGTAAAAGCGATTTACAGGCAACAAGCAAATATAAAACCTTATACGATAAAACGAACATCTGCGGGTTTTCATGAACAAGCATTCGTTTCACCAACAATAGCTAGTGCGACAAGTATTCGAAAGGCACTATTATCGAAAGAAAAACCTATTACACAGTATGTCCCTAAAGCAACATTTCAAAACTTAGGTGAATATGAACAAAATTATGGTCTTTTACATCATTGGGAACACTATTTTCATTTATTAAAATATACAATAATGACGATGAGTAATGAGGATCTTTTCAACATTTATGAGGTTGAAGAAGGATTAGAAAATAGAATAAGAAAAAACATCTTAGAGGCAGAGGGCTTTCAAGACTTTATGGAACGGCTCAAAACAAAAAGATATACTTGGACCAGATTACAAAGGTTATGCACACATATCTTGACGAGAACAACGAAAAAGCAGATGAGTTATATCGGTCCAAATCAAGAATCTCCTTATATTAGATTATTAGGTATGTCGCAATTAGGACAAGAATATTTAGGCACAGTAAAAAAACAATTAGTAGTGCCAGTGATTTCAAAACTATCAACCTTTCAGCACCCCTTATTAGAATTAGACATTAAAGCATCACATACATATAATATGATTTTTCCTGAGCCGCTCCGCTCGAAAACGATGAAAACTGAATTTGCGACCCCGCCAATTCGAATTTAA
- a CDS encoding N-acetyltransferase, translated as MFKVERLLINYKTLEEFKKFREYGIQELSMLEDLKTNMIEDDSDSPFYGIYFGDKLVARMSLYRVDKKFDQYFSPQQDYLELWKLEVIPDYQGKGYGRALVDYAKSFQLPIKTNPRVKSGDFWTKMHFEPVKYDMERDKGENPLIWYPANDNN; from the coding sequence ATGTTTAAAGTCGAAAGATTATTAATCAATTATAAAACATTAGAGGAGTTTAAAAAGTTTAGAGAATATGGAATTCAAGAGCTTTCAATGCTAGAGGATCTTAAGACAAATATGATTGAAGATGATAGTGACTCACCATTCTATGGTATTTATTTTGGAGACAAACTAGTTGCTCGAATGAGCCTTTATCGTGTTGACAAAAAATTCGACCAATACTTTAGCCCACAGCAAGATTATTTGGAACTTTGGAAACTTGAAGTAATTCCTGATTACCAAGGAAAAGGCTATGGTAGAGCACTTGTTGATTATGCAAAGTCATTTCAATTGCCTATTAAAACGAATCCTCGAGTAAAATCAGGCGATTTTTGGACTAAGATGCATTTTGAACCAGTAAAATATGATATGGAACGCGACAAAGGAGAGAATCCATTAATTTGGTATCCCGCTAACGATAATAATTAA